TCAGCACTGCGGCTTCTGCCCATGAAAGATGTTTGGGTTTGGGAAGCACCTGCGTGGCGCGTATGAGGCAATAGTCCGCAAAAGCGCCAAAATTGGTTTCATAGCCCCAAATGCGGCTTTTTTCATCGTACAGGTAATCCTCAATGGCCTGTGGGGATTGGTGATCAAAAACCACGGGGAAAACCACAATATTATCGCCAGGCTGGCAGTTTTTTACGCCATCCCCAACGCTGACAACAACGCCAGCCCCATCGCTGCCCATGATTTGGTAATCCAGGTTGTGGCGCACGGCATCAGGATCAAGCTTGGCGAATCTTCCCAGCCGGTCAAAGGTGCTGACAGGGTGTCTACGCAGCGCCCAAAGAGTATTGTAGTTCATTGCGCCAGCCATAACCTTGACCAGCACCTCGCCCGGACCGGGCTTGGGAACAGGAACGTCATGTTCAACATGGATTGCGGCTCTCAGCCTTTCATCCTCATCCGCAATGGACATTAATTTTTCATCTTCCGCCTTGTAGAGCACCACAGCGCGCATTGTTGCGGGCGCTTCATGGCGGTAAACAGATTGCGTTTCAGCCTGCAAGCTACTCATTCCAGCGCTCCTTCATTCAATTTTGTCAGGCAGTCGAAAGTGCTGGACATCACCAGCTCCGCATGTGTCTGAATAAAAAAATGTCCGCCCGGTATATGCCGCAGTTCCCATGCAGACGCCGCAAAACGCTTCCACTCGCGCACCACCGGTTGTGGAACCACGGTGTCATCCATACCGGCAAAGGCCACAATGGGAACATGGATGGAACGCACTGGTTTTGGAGCCCAGCTTTCAAGTAGGGCGTAGTCCGCACGAAGAATGGGCTCGAATATTTCCATCAGTTCCTCATGCTCCATGACTTCGCGCGGGATGCCCCCATTGCTGAAAATGAACGATCTGAACGCATCTGTTGGCAAGTCGCTGCACGGAGGCCACCAGTGCTTGTGCGCAGGTTCCGAGGCGCTGATAAAAAGGCACTGCGGCAAAGGCATGTTTTCCTCCTGAAGCCGAATGGCCCATTCAGCGGCAATGGTGCCGCCCATGGAATGCCCGAAAAACGCAAATCGCTGACCCAGCCAGGGACTGGACGCATGCAGCAGTCCATCCAGTACCGATTCCATGTCCGACAGGAGCGGCTCATTCATGCGCGTGCCGTGCCCGGGCAGCTGCACCCGGCAAATGGCTGTGCCCTGCGGCGCATTTTCCTGCCACTGCCGAAAAACAGCCGCCTGCCCTCCTGCAAAGTGCAGGCAGAAAAGAATCAGGTCATCCGGCTCCGGCAAACGATCAAAGATAAGCCAGGGGCTCAACTTAGACATGCTACGCCTCCCCCGCTGTTTCAAACCAGTCGACAAATTCTCCAAGCCACACCAGAAGCTGTTTGCGCTTCAGGCAGTCGGCGTGTGTTCCGGGTGAGGGAATTTTGTGGAGCAGGTCTGCCCTGTTACGCCAGAACTCAAAACCCTGCCCCTGTCCCACTATTTCCTGACTTTCCACAAAGGCGCTGGGCACGGCGGTTTTTTTATACTCCGCGCCCTCAAGCAGTGCGCACAGGCCGCCAAGGTTTTCCAGCAACTCAGGCGCGGAGTGTCCGGCCATACCCAGCACAATTCCTTCCAACATTGAAGCATTGTTGTGGATGCCGGGCGGAAGGGGCATGCAGTCAATCAGAACAAGCCTGTCCACCACGCGCCCCATTTCCTGCAGGTGTTCCGCCACCAGCCAGGCAAGCAGGCCTCCTGCGCAATAGCCCGCCACCCGTAGCGGGCCTTGCGGTTGTGCAAGTGAGATATGGCGGCACAACCGCGCAACAGATGTTTCAAGGGTGTCACTTTTCATGGGCATCACGGATACTGTTTTCACGCTTCCCAGAGGCCAGTAGCGTGCAAAATCATGGAAACTGCTTCCGTCCGTCACCGCATCGCCGAGGCAGAACAGCACTTCTGAAGATGCTGACGAGCGCAGAGTGCCCACATTCGGCAACAAACGCTCGTCCAGGCAATTGGCCATTTCGCTCACCACAGGGTGATCAAACACTGTCTGCAAAGGAAGTTTCAGACCGTACCGTTTTTTGACGAGCGCCTCCGCTCTTACCGCGCCAAGAGACTCCGCGCCCAGGGCAAAAACATTGTCCGCAGGGGCAACTGGCACGCCCAGCACCTCTCGCCAGACATCGCAGAGCATTGCCTCGGAAGAATACGAGGAAGTTGAAGGAGGAACGGCGCCCTGCGCACGGGCAACCGCCTGCCCGGCGAGTTCAGCAAGCGCGCGCCGGTCTATTTTTCCATTGGGGGTGAGGGGCATTCGATCAACAACCCTGATGAGCGCGGGCACCATGTACCGGGGAAGTGCTTCCCCAAGCGCCTTTTGCAGAGCCTCCGCAGTTGGCGCGCTGGGCGTGTTGGCTGGAACCACAAAGGCTGCCAGTTGCCCCGCCCCTGCCAGCACAGCCGCGCAGAGCGCCACATCCGGCAGGGCGGCCAGAGCGGCCTCCACATCGCCAAGTTCTATGCGGAATCCGCCCACTTTAACCTGCGTGTCCAGACGGCCAAGAAATTCGATAGCTCCATCGGCATGCCTGACGCCCATATCGCCTGTTTTATAGAGCCGCTCTCCGCCCGACGGCGAATGGACGAACCGCGCGGCTGTGAGCTCCAGATTATGCAGATACCCAAGGGCCAGCGCTGCGCCGCCGATATAGAGTTCTCCAGCCACATGTTCAGGGCATATACGCATATCCTCATGCCGCACCTGAAAACTCTGCCCGGCAAGGGCCTTGCCGTATGGGATACTCTGCCAGCCCGGCTGCGGGTCATCTGGAGCCATTTCGTGGCAGATTGACCAGATGCCAGCCTCTGTGGCTCCTCCCAGGCTCACCATATGCGTTGTCGGAAACCGCTTTGCGCTTTCGGCAGGCAAGCTCACAGGGATGCTGTCGCCGCTCAAAAAGGCCAGTCGCGGTGGTGTTTGGGGTATTTCGCCAGATTCAAGCAGCATCTGCCAGAACATGGGGACGGAATTCCATACAGTGACACCGTGCTGTTCCATGAGCACCCGCCATACATCCGGACGGCGGATGGTGGATTCACGGAGCATGACAACTCCCCCGCCAGCGGCCCATATACCAAAGAAATCGTACACGGAGAGGTCAAAGGTCAATGCCGACAGGGCAAGCACCCGATCATGCTCCCTAACGCAAAACCGCCTGTTGATTTCATCAATGGTCACCATTGCGGCGGCATGGCTCATCATGACGCCCTTGGGCACTCCCGTGGTGCCCGATGTAAATATAACGTATGCAAGCGAGCCGGGATCCGTGCGCAACAACGCATCCTGAACTATGGCTTGACCGCAATTTTCCGCTACGAGATCCCGAACAGGGCACATGGGCAGGCTATTCCAGTTTGCCGCGTCTTCGTCCATCAAGGACACCACGCAAGCGGGCCTTGCCTCGTCAAGCACGGCCTTACGGCGCGGCAACGGCCAATCGGGATCAATGGGAACATAGGCCGCACCGGCAAAAAGCACGGCCAGCACCGCCACTGCCTGCTGATGCCCTCTTGGCAAGGCCACGGCCACGAGAGGAATTTCGTGACTCTTTGGAGCAATCAGGGCGGCAATCCTCCCCGCCAGCATGGCTGCTTCCCTGAAAAGTTCGCCGTAGGTCATCACCCTGTCTGCATCAATAACAGCCGTGTGGTCAGGATATTGAGCGGCATTGCGAACAAAGCCGGCATGCAGCAATTGCGCTTTTTCCTTCAGCGGCAAAGGCTGCTCCACCTTCACCTCGAACTCTGCGGGCACATCGGCCATCCAGGCAGCATCGTCTTTGGCCAGTCGTTCAAGCGTACCGCAATAGGCCGCAAACATGCTGTCTATCATTCCAGCCGGGAACAGTTCTTCCACCACATCCCAGTAAATGCTCAGCGTTCCATCACGGTCGTGCACATGATTATCTATCCAGACCTGTGGTGTTTGGCTGATATTAAAAACTTCCCGCCCGAGAGAAGAAAATCCCTCAATGGACGATGCAAAACCTGTATCCGCCTTTTTTGCGAGGCCAAAGGTGCTGGTAAAAACAACAGGCATCCGCACTGATCGTGAGGAAGCTCCGTCACGTATTTTACGGCGCATGACCTCAATGCCGCTGACCTGGCAATATTTCAGCCCGTCAAAAACACGCTGCTGCACAGCCTTGACTTTGTCGGCAAAGGGCATACCCCGGCCTGTTTCGCAACGCACCAGTATACTTGATGTAAACTCGCCAAGCACATTGTTTACAGCGGGATGGAACGGCAGACGGGTGAAGACAGGGGCGTTGACCGTCAAACTGGAAGACCGGCTCCAAAGGCCCAGAACATCCGCATAGGCCGTGAGCAGCACAGAAGAAAACGTTACCCCATGCCGCCCTGCGGCAGCTTTGAGAGCTTGCCACAAGTATGGAACCATACGGTAGTCGTGCCTGGCAAACCTGGGTTTTTCTATGCATTCTGGCTGTGTTGCCAGCGGCAGTTCCGGGGCTGGCGGCAGCAGTTTTGTCTCCGCATCCCAGTAGGCTTCTGCCTGCTGGTAGGCTTCTGTTCTGCGGTAACGCTCAAGCGCGGAAATATAGTCACGGAATGAGATTTCTTCCGGCGGCAGGGAGTGATCCGGATTATGGTACAAAGCAGCCCACTCTGCCAGAAGGATACTGATGCTCCTTCCATCCATCACCACATTGTCCATAAGCACATGCAAACGCCGCATTCTGCCGGAAAGCAACGAAACCTCCACATCAAACAGAGGCCACAGCATGGGATCGTGCACCTTGTGCGAAAGCCTGCCGCGTATGCCCACCAGCGCATCATTCCGCTCAGCGTCAGTCAGGCCCGTCAGGTCATGCACCGCAATGCTGAAATCCGGCGCACTTTCAAGTACGCGCTGCAATCCGTCCTCGCCAATTATGGTTCTCAGGGTATCATGTCGGGCTATCAGACATAGCCAGGCGCTTTGCAGCCGCTCCACATCAAGATTTTCGCAGTCAAATTCGATGTATCCCTGGCAAGCGGTATTACCCAAGGCCATTTCCTGCCGACGGCCAATCCAGTAGGCCCGCTGCACATCCGTTAAGTTGAAAGGTTCGTACCGCTTGTGCGGCTCTGGAATAAACAACTCTGCAAGCGGGCTTGCGGTATTGCTCCCCAGTTTCAGGTCTGGCAGCAACTTGGCCGTAATGTTTTCAACAGTGAAGTTCTGAAGCAGGCTGCTTGGCGAAATTTTGATATCCAGGTCTTTCTCAAGCCCATCTGTCATCTCTATGAACATCAGGGAGTCCACACCCAGATCAAAGAGGCTTGCAGTGCGGCCAATGGATTCCACTCCTGTCTTCAGCAGTGCGGCAAAACGCTCTTTAAGCCACGCTTCCAGCATGGAGCGCCGTTCGTTTTCTCCCTTGGCGCTTCGCAGAGATGAAAGGATGTGTGACCGCTCCGCAACAGGGCTGGCCGTATTGACGCCATGCTTGGAGGACGTGACCGGTTGCGCCGCACCCCTGCCGCAAAACCGGGAAAAATAGGCAGGAAAGCGCTCCCCGTACTGCCTGAGCAGGCGTGACCAATCGACCTTCATCACCGCCAGATGCGCCGTATCTCTGCCAAGAACAGCGTTCAGCAGGGCCATGCCTTCAGCAGGTGAAAAACCGTATAGCCCGCCGTTGCGCAGATGGTCGGCCTGGGCAGGATCGGAAACCGTGCCGATGTCCTTCCACGCCCCCCAGCTGACGGAAAGCGCGGGCAAGCCCTGATCGCGCCGCCAGAGGGCAAGTGCGTCCAGATAGGTATTGGCGGCAACGTAATGTGGCAAACTGTACGGCGGAGCAATGCTGACCGAGGAGGAAAAGAACACCATCCTGTCCAGCGTCAGCTTGCGCTCCTCGGAAAGGCGGTGGAGATTCCATGCCCCAAGAACCTTTGGAGCCATAATCTGCCAGAAGGCGGGCCAGGGATCGCGTTCATCCGCACCGCTGACGCGCTTGACCACGGCGCAATGGTATACTGCGCGTATTGCGGCCTGTGATTCCAGATGGGCAGCTGCCAGTGCAAGTGCGGAGTAGTCCGTTACGTCGGCCTGAACACAAACTATACTTGCACCCTGTGCGCCGCTTTTTTCTATCTCTGCAATGGCTTGCAGTTCTTCCGGGCCGGGAGCGCGACGGCTGAGCAGTGCTATGCGCAGAAAACCCTGGGAAACCAGCTCCCTAGCCAAGGCCATTCCTATGCCGCCCAGACCTCCCACAATAACCTGCCAGCCTGTGGTGTCTGGCGTTTTGCCGCATGGGGGAAGATCCGCAATAGCCCGGCGCTCAAGCCTTGGCACCAGCCACTGCCCCCCATCGATGGCGTTGAGTTCTTCAGATTCTCCGCTTTCAAGCAGGTCAAAAAGAGTGCTTATGGTTCCGGCTGACGCATCGGCAAGGTCAAACTGGCGCAGCCCCAGTTCCGGATGGCCCATGGATACAACACGGTTCATTCCCCAATAGGTGGCCTGGGCCGGATGCAGCACAGTGCGCGCGGCCCCCTTGGTCAATGTAGCCCATTGCCATTTTGTTCCGCCCAGTTCTCTGGCGGTAAACAGCGAAAGCAGATGGAGCATTCCACCGCAAAGGCGCTCTTGCTCCGCGCAGTTTGTGCTGTGCGTTGTTTCGCTCAGGGCTCTTGCGTCAAGCACGGTGCAGAGGGCCTGCCTATCTGTCCACTCCCGCAGGTCTGCCACCGTGCATTCTGCCGGAACAAGCGTAAGCACCAGACCGCGTTTTTTTGCCTCTGCCGCAAACTGTGGGGCATCTTCATGGGTTGCCAGCAGTAAAATTCTGCCCAGCCCGGCCCCCTTGCCCGTAATATCCCTTGGTTCCCAAACCGTCTGATAGGTGCACCCGGCAGGAAGCACCGCTCCTGCCTTGACGTTATTGGTCAGATACCGGGCCGAAAGCACCCTGTCCGGCAGGGCCGCCTCCGCCTGATCGTCACGCGGCAAAATCTGGATATCGCCAAATCCGCTGGCAGCGAGCACAGACTCCCATGTTTTATTGGAGGCCATGGGCTGGATGCCACGGGCATCGCAATCCGTGATATCAGGCAGCAAAAGCCCCGTGGTTATCTCACCCAGAAAATTGGCACGGGTTATCTCATACAAAAGCAGCATGCCGCCAGGGCGCAGCAGTGAGGCCGCATGCCTTACGGCAACGCTCAGGTCTTTGGCGGCGTGCAGCACGTTTGCAGCGATGACGATATCATAGATGCCCGTCTCAACTCCCTGAATTTCCGGCCGCTCTTCCATGTTGAACAGACCGGTGCGAAGAAATCCATATTCTGAAAACCGCTGCTTTGCCTGTTTGAGAAACACGGGTGACACATCGGTAAACATGTATGTGGATCTGTCTGGCGGCAACAGAGGCAAGATACGTTCGGCTGTGGCGGCTGTTCCACCGCCTATTTCAAAAATGCGTACAGCCTCTCCCGATGCCGTTTTTTCAAGCCATTCGCGCACATGCTCCCGCACAAGAGCGTTGAAATATACGGAATTGGGCAGTTCGGAATACACCCTGCGCGCTCCGCTCAGGTTGCCTCCCGGCATGAATGTTTCCCGCAGGTCAAGCTGCCCTGTCAGCAGATCGGGCAAGCGTTCCGCAGTGGAAAGAACTACGGATTCCATTGCCCCCCAGGCTTCCCAGACGGGTTGCGTTTCTGCCTCTAGCTCGCTGAATGCCGCTTCCGATACTTGCGCAAGATCATGATAAAAATCCCCATCGCGACGCAGCAGACCTTTTTCGTGCAGGGCCAGAAGCAGCCTTTCTACAAGCTGCGAGAACTGGGGGGGAATACGCATGGCTTCAAGCGCTTGGGCAACCGTTGCCCTGCTGGGGAATCCCAGCCTGGCAAAGGCCCGTGCCACTGCGCCCGCGCACAGATTCTCCAGCAGAGCCTCACGTTCCACCAACATATGTGGTTCAAGAACATGCCCCGCTGTTGCAGCCATGCGCGCTGCTGCCGCCTGCGCGGCCTCTACCGGGTCATGCGGAACATATTCCCGCCGCTGCGCAAGCGCATGGCAGTACGTCGCCCGACAAAAGGGCGTGAGAGGAATACGTGTAATCCGTCCGTCAAGCAGGTGATCCCAGCCTATCTGTTTGCCAGAAGCATAGGCGCTGGCAACATGTTGCAAGAAATGCAGCAGAGTTGCACCCGCATCGGGTGCAACTCTGAGTCGCAATGCCAATGGTTCGACTCCAATGGCCTGACAAAATTTATCCAGCGCATCGGCGCAAAATTTCTGCTGCCCAAGAGCAGTTTCCAGATCCATTGCGGCCTCGGCAGCATACTGTCCAATGGTCTCACGCGCATTGCCAAACTTGTGGCAAAGACTTTGAAGCAGCGTTGCGGCAGGCATTACAGCCTCGATAGCGGTGTTTTCCTGCGCATTCTGCACAAGGACATTTTTTTGCGGATACGCTGCAAGCGCGGCCACAAGCTCCGCGCGGGATTTACCCACAAAAGCCATGCGGTAGGCCCGGTGGCTGCGGCGGCAGGCTGCTGTCCAGCAGGCGTGCGACAGGTGGGGGCACTGAGCGGCGTACTGCCGCCATATATCCACCAGCGCATCCAGCGCGCTTTGGGTGTGGGCTGAAAGCGGCAGTATAAACGGCCCATCATCGTCATATTTATTGGGTTCAGCCACTTCTGGCGCAGATTCAAGCACGATGGAAACGTTGGTCCCGCCAAAACCAAACGCATTGGCCATGGCGTAGCGTGTGGCATTCGTCCAGCGGGTTGCGGTTTTTCTGATAACAAAGGGGGTTTCGTTCAACCGCAAGGCAGGATTGGGCGAGCAAAAATTGGCAATCGGCGGCAACTCCGCCTTTTCAAGCGCCAGCATGGCCACCATGAAACCCGCTATGCCTGCCGCTGCGTCAAGGTGCCCAATATTGGCCTTTATAGCGCCAAGTGTGCAGTATTCCCTTTTGGAGGTTTCAAGGGCCCGCGTGAGGGCCTCTATCTCAATGGGGTCTCCTATTGCCGTTGCGGTGCCGTGAGTGGAAATGAATTCTATTTTCTCTGGCAAAACGCAACTTACTCCAAGAGCCTCGGCCACAGCCGCAGCCTCGCCATGAACAGACGGAGCCGTATAGCCCACCTTGCTGGCCCCGTCATTGTTGACGGCGGTTCCGCGCACAATGGCATGGATGACATCTCCATCCCTGAGCGCCGCATCAAGCGGCTTAAGCAGGATGACCCCTACGCCGTTGCCGTTGACGGTTCCATCTGCCTGCGCGTCAAAAGGACGGCATACGCCGCTGCGCGAAAGAATAAGCCCTTCCCTGTGTCGGTATCCGTCCATCTGGGGCAAGGTTATGGACACCCCACCAGCCAGCGCCATATCGCATTCGCCCGCAAGCAGGCTCTGGCAGGCCAGGTGTATGGCGGTAAGCGATGACGAGCAGGCCGTCTGCACCGTAAGGCTGGGGCCTGTGAGATCAAGAAGATTGGAAATACGCGTGGCAAGGTAATCCCTGTCATTGCCAATGGCCATTTGCAATGCTTCCGTCACGCGGGCGGTTCCCGCGCCAAGGATAGCCGAAGGCAGATAACTGCTGTGGCTGGCAGATGCGTAGACCCCCACACGGTTTTCGTTGACGCCCGGCGCATAACCCGCACTTTCCAGAGCCTCGTATGCGCATTCGAGAAACTTACGCTGCTGCGGGTCCATCAACTCCGCCTCGTGAGCGCTTATACCAAAAAAACCGGCATCAAAGGCCATTACATCATCAAGACGACCCATGGCTGTAATGTAGCCATCCACACCGAGGTCGGCATCAGGAACGCCTCCAGCCCTCAAATCCTCAATTGCGGTATCTGTGGTACAATTGCGACCAGTCCGCACGGCATCCCAAAATGCATCGAGCGATACCGCCCCCGGAAAACGTGCCGCTGCTCCGATAACCGCAACGGCATCAGGCCTGTCTTCATTCCACTTGGTCATCCGTCTTCTCCAATTTCTTTGGCAAAAAAGCGCGGTAATGCGCATCCGGCATATGTCTGTGCATGCGCCATCCCGGCAATTATGAAAAATACGTCTTACGGCTGCACAGCCTTGCCCCGGCGTGAATTTCTGGCAGCCAGTCTTTTTTCCGCATGGCTGCGTCCCTTGCCGGGGGCATCTGCCCTTCCCTTGATGATAAGACTGGCCAGCGCGTGGACGCTGGGTGCTTCAAAAAGCTGGATCAGGGCAATCTGCTGCGGGAGTATCTGGTTAAGACTGCGATGAATCTTCACCATCAGTAGTGAGGTGGCTCCAAGGTCAAAAAACCTGTCATGGAGGCCAAATGACGAAATACCCAGATGCAGCCCCACAACTTCACGAATGCGCTCCTCAAGCTCCGTGCCTTTTTCCTGCGTGGCGGCTTCTTCAAGCTGGGGAGCTGGCAAGCTTTTTCTGTCCACCTTGCCATTATCGGAAAGCGGCAACTGCTCAAGCACCACATAATGCTGAGGCACCATATACAGGGGCAGCCTGGCCCGGAGGGCCGTGTGCAGATCGTTTTGGGAGAGCGAGCGTTGTGATTGCTGCGGGACCACATATCCCACCAGCCCTTTGCCTGCGCCAGCCAGCGGCATTATAGCCGCAACCGCAGCCTGCACGCCCGGCAGGGAGGCAAGGGCAGTCTCAATATCCCCAAGTTCAATGCGAAAGCCATTTACCTTCACCTGAGTGTCGTTGCGCCCCATAAATTCTATCTGCCCGTTACCGCGCCACCGAGCCATGTCGCCAGTGCGATAGAGCCTCTCGCCACTCCGCGGGTGCGTAATGAAACGCTGGTCAGTGAGCGCCCTGTCCCCCAGGTAGCCCATGGCAAGGCCCCTTCCGCCGATATACAACTCTCCGGGCACATCATCCGGGCAAGGGGTCATGTCCTCGTGCAGAACGAGCATTTTCTGATTCGCAAGCGCGCGGCCATAGGGAATGGACTTCCACCCTGCCGGGGGATCATTGGGCGACATTTCGTAAGCAATGGACCAGATGGCGGCCTCCGTGGCGC
This genomic stretch from Desulfovibrio desulfuricans DSM 642 harbors:
- a CDS encoding thioesterase II family protein, whose amino-acid sequence is MSKLSPWLIFDRLPEPDDLILFCLHFAGGQAAVFRQWQENAPQGTAICRVQLPGHGTRMNEPLLSDMESVLDGLLHASSPWLGQRFAFFGHSMGGTIAAEWAIRLQEENMPLPQCLFISASEPAHKHWWPPCSDLPTDAFRSFIFSNGGIPREVMEHEELMEIFEPILRADYALLESWAPKPVRSIHVPIVAFAGMDDTVVPQPVVREWKRFAASAWELRHIPGGHFFIQTHAELVMSSTFDCLTKLNEGALE
- a CDS encoding non-ribosomal peptide synthetase, which translates into the protein MTKWNEDRPDAVAVIGAAARFPGAVSLDAFWDAVRTGRNCTTDTAIEDLRAGGVPDADLGVDGYITAMGRLDDVMAFDAGFFGISAHEAELMDPQQRKFLECAYEALESAGYAPGVNENRVGVYASASHSSYLPSAILGAGTARVTEALQMAIGNDRDYLATRISNLLDLTGPSLTVQTACSSSLTAIHLACQSLLAGECDMALAGGVSITLPQMDGYRHREGLILSRSGVCRPFDAQADGTVNGNGVGVILLKPLDAALRDGDVIHAIVRGTAVNNDGASKVGYTAPSVHGEAAAVAEALGVSCVLPEKIEFISTHGTATAIGDPIEIEALTRALETSKREYCTLGAIKANIGHLDAAAGIAGFMVAMLALEKAELPPIANFCSPNPALRLNETPFVIRKTATRWTNATRYAMANAFGFGGTNVSIVLESAPEVAEPNKYDDDGPFILPLSAHTQSALDALVDIWRQYAAQCPHLSHACWTAACRRSHRAYRMAFVGKSRAELVAALAAYPQKNVLVQNAQENTAIEAVMPAATLLQSLCHKFGNARETIGQYAAEAAMDLETALGQQKFCADALDKFCQAIGVEPLALRLRVAPDAGATLLHFLQHVASAYASGKQIGWDHLLDGRITRIPLTPFCRATYCHALAQRREYVPHDPVEAAQAAAARMAATAGHVLEPHMLVEREALLENLCAGAVARAFARLGFPSRATVAQALEAMRIPPQFSQLVERLLLALHEKGLLRRDGDFYHDLAQVSEAAFSELEAETQPVWEAWGAMESVVLSTAERLPDLLTGQLDLRETFMPGGNLSGARRVYSELPNSVYFNALVREHVREWLEKTASGEAVRIFEIGGGTAATAERILPLLPPDRSTYMFTDVSPVFLKQAKQRFSEYGFLRTGLFNMEERPEIQGVETGIYDIVIAANVLHAAKDLSVAVRHAASLLRPGGMLLLYEITRANFLGEITTGLLLPDITDCDARGIQPMASNKTWESVLAASGFGDIQILPRDDQAEAALPDRVLSARYLTNNVKAGAVLPAGCTYQTVWEPRDITGKGAGLGRILLLATHEDAPQFAAEAKKRGLVLTLVPAECTVADLREWTDRQALCTVLDARALSETTHSTNCAEQERLCGGMLHLLSLFTARELGGTKWQWATLTKGAARTVLHPAQATYWGMNRVVSMGHPELGLRQFDLADASAGTISTLFDLLESGESEELNAIDGGQWLVPRLERRAIADLPPCGKTPDTTGWQVIVGGLGGIGMALARELVSQGFLRIALLSRRAPGPEELQAIAEIEKSGAQGASIVCVQADVTDYSALALAAAHLESQAAIRAVYHCAVVKRVSGADERDPWPAFWQIMAPKVLGAWNLHRLSEERKLTLDRMVFFSSSVSIAPPYSLPHYVAANTYLDALALWRRDQGLPALSVSWGAWKDIGTVSDPAQADHLRNGGLYGFSPAEGMALLNAVLGRDTAHLAVMKVDWSRLLRQYGERFPAYFSRFCGRGAAQPVTSSKHGVNTASPVAERSHILSSLRSAKGENERRSMLEAWLKERFAALLKTGVESIGRTASLFDLGVDSLMFIEMTDGLEKDLDIKISPSSLLQNFTVENITAKLLPDLKLGSNTASPLAELFIPEPHKRYEPFNLTDVQRAYWIGRRQEMALGNTACQGYIEFDCENLDVERLQSAWLCLIARHDTLRTIIGEDGLQRVLESAPDFSIAVHDLTGLTDAERNDALVGIRGRLSHKVHDPMLWPLFDVEVSLLSGRMRRLHVLMDNVVMDGRSISILLAEWAALYHNPDHSLPPEEISFRDYISALERYRRTEAYQQAEAYWDAETKLLPPAPELPLATQPECIEKPRFARHDYRMVPYLWQALKAAAGRHGVTFSSVLLTAYADVLGLWSRSSSLTVNAPVFTRLPFHPAVNNVLGEFTSSILVRCETGRGMPFADKVKAVQQRVFDGLKYCQVSGIEVMRRKIRDGASSRSVRMPVVFTSTFGLAKKADTGFASSIEGFSSLGREVFNISQTPQVWIDNHVHDRDGTLSIYWDVVEELFPAGMIDSMFAAYCGTLERLAKDDAAWMADVPAEFEVKVEQPLPLKEKAQLLHAGFVRNAAQYPDHTAVIDADRVMTYGELFREAAMLAGRIAALIAPKSHEIPLVAVALPRGHQQAVAVLAVLFAGAAYVPIDPDWPLPRRKAVLDEARPACVVSLMDEDAANWNSLPMCPVRDLVAENCGQAIVQDALLRTDPGSLAYVIFTSGTTGVPKGVMMSHAAAMVTIDEINRRFCVREHDRVLALSALTFDLSVYDFFGIWAAGGGVVMLRESTIRRPDVWRVLMEQHGVTVWNSVPMFWQMLLESGEIPQTPPRLAFLSGDSIPVSLPAESAKRFPTTHMVSLGGATEAGIWSICHEMAPDDPQPGWQSIPYGKALAGQSFQVRHEDMRICPEHVAGELYIGGAALALGYLHNLELTAARFVHSPSGGERLYKTGDMGVRHADGAIEFLGRLDTQVKVGGFRIELGDVEAALAALPDVALCAAVLAGAGQLAAFVVPANTPSAPTAEALQKALGEALPRYMVPALIRVVDRMPLTPNGKIDRRALAELAGQAVARAQGAVPPSTSSYSSEAMLCDVWREVLGVPVAPADNVFALGAESLGAVRAEALVKKRYGLKLPLQTVFDHPVVSEMANCLDERLLPNVGTLRSSASSEVLFCLGDAVTDGSSFHDFARYWPLGSVKTVSVMPMKSDTLETSVARLCRHISLAQPQGPLRVAGYCAGGLLAWLVAEHLQEMGRVVDRLVLIDCMPLPPGIHNNASMLEGIVLGMAGHSAPELLENLGGLCALLEGAEYKKTAVPSAFVESQEIVGQGQGFEFWRNRADLLHKIPSPGTHADCLKRKQLLVWLGEFVDWFETAGEA